In a genomic window of Leptidea sinapis chromosome 14, ilLepSina1.1, whole genome shotgun sequence:
- the LOC126968119 gene encoding neuronal acetylcholine receptor subunit alpha-5-like isoform X1, with amino-acid sequence MKWFFKVLLLMFSGYVLESTYSFSYHTALHCKEYQCIYGYTYKTYFKVSGLQRRRNTSDPSVIFELHLAILAASNGHILLSTVPMPTANDPVYEIVIGGGGNRFTELRRNLKRNAKVSSKTIGVLSPIDFRDFYIKITEDGLIEFGRENELLPILSYLDSDPITVKFFSFAAWSGVEAKFLYDCPTNVEQNHSIFSEKPPDTKRVEARLSNSDRLKRILLQGKEPLLPPEHRMTVSMRIKITSVAYDAFESKLSTGIALVLKWTDNSMAWNPSKFNGTSTISLRQGQIWTPEFHVFNSDSPGMIEAKSPEMITMVNSGEATFHLQTVVHTWCYDYNTTYTRWPRDVYECSIVIQPWEAHDKIDIQKLTGDQEINAFADVDEVFQGAWELEKREYVVLGDVWNSIYPTASNKTHQSDRYIIKINIKRHATAYNIAFYTPLLILMTFVLLSFYSEPVCLSRIWFYSCCSIIICIGMCFIDNLVPSHTIPTVLLLYTVLLCGVLLALLIQTILMTSVGKVFSNNSLVQKLLRAQYVRYIFGLPVLKACRIYETINEGFSRRDDEDTESDLVSSRNEDLNDETAEHSSCKDLAIVFDKTMFVVYSITFAVMLGLHF; translated from the exons ATGAAGTGGTTTTTTAAAGTGTTATTGTTGATGTTTAGTGGATATGTGCTTGAATCAACTTATTCGTTTTCTTATCATA CGGCCCTTCACTGCAAGGAATACCAGTGCATATATGGATACACTTACAAGACGTACTTCAAAGTTAGCGGACTGCAGAGACGTCGGAATACGTCTGACCCAAGTGTAATATTTGAACTGCATCTCGCTATTCTAGCGGCCAGCAATGGACATATACTTCTATCTACCGTGCCTATGCCGACTGCAAATGACCCTGTTTACGAAATAg TAATTGGCGGTGGAGGCAACAGATTCACAGAACTCAGACGTAACCTGAAAAGAAACGCCAAAGTCTCAAGTAAAACAATCGGAGTGTTGTCGCCGATTGATTTCAgagatttttacataaaaattactGAAG ATGGTCTAATTGAATTCGGCAGAGAAAACGAGCTCCTCCCGATTCTGAGCTATTTGGACTCGGACCCGATAACAGTGAAATTTTTCAGTTTCGCAGCTTGGAGTGGTGTTGAAGCGAAGTTCCTCTATGATTGCCCAACTAATGTAGAACAGAATCATTCAATTTTTTCcgaaa AACCACCGGACACAAAGCGTGTTGAAGCAAGATTATCAAACTCGGATAGACTGAAACGGATATTACTTCAGGGAAAGGAACCGTTGTTGCCACCAGAACATCGTATGACGGTCAGCATGCGAATCAAAATCACAAGTGTAGCCTATGATGCATTTGAGTCTAAATTGTCAACGGGAATTGCTTTAGTTTTG AAATGGACAGACAACAGCATGGCTTGGAATCCCAGTAAATTTAATGGAACTAGTACAATTTCTCTTCGACAAGGACAAATTTGGACCCCGGAATTTCATGTTTTCAA TTCAGACTCCCCGGGAATGATTGAGGCAAAGAGCCCTGAGATGATAACGATGGTAAACAGCGGTGAAGCAACGTTTCATCTGCAGACTGTGGTTCATACTTGGTGCTATGATTATAATACCACATATACCAG ATGGCCTCGAGATGTGTACGAGTGTTCAATCGTGATACAACCGTGGGAGGCACATGATAAAATAGACATACAAAAGTTAACTGGTGATCAAGAAATAAATGCT TTTGCAGATGTAGATGAAGTGTTTCAAGGTGCTTGGGAGCTGGAAAAGAGAGAGTACGTCGTTCTTGGAGACGTGTGGAACAGCATCTACCCAACAGCGAGCAATAAAACTCATCAAAGCGACCGATACATCATcaagataaatattaaaagacaTGCCACTGCGTATAATATAGCGTTTTATACACCTTTACTGA tatTAATGACATTCGTGCTGTTATCATTCTACAGCGAGCCAGTGTGTTTGAGTCGTATTTGGTTCTACTCGTGCTGTAGCATCATTATATGTATTGGCATGTGCTTTATCGATAATCTAGTTCCCAGCCATACAATACCTACTGTTC TTCTTTTGTATACTGTGCTACTGTGTGGTGTATTATTGGCGCTTTTGATCCAGACGATACTGATGACGTCAGTAGGTAAAGTTTTCTCCAATAATAGTCTAGTGCAGAAGCTTCTTAGAGCACAATATGTTCGTTACATATTTGGATTACCTGTTTTAAAG GCGTGCAGAATCTACGAGACAATAAACGAAGGATTTTCAAGGCGCGATGATGAGGACACTGAATCGGATTTAGTATCTTCAAGGAACGAGGATTTGAATGACGAAACAGCGGAACACTCGAGTTGCAAGGATTTAGCTATTGTGTTCGACAAGACTATGTTCGTTGTTTACTCTATTACGTTTGCGGTTATGTTGGGcttacatttttga
- the LOC126968119 gene encoding neuronal acetylcholine receptor subunit eat-2-like isoform X2: protein MKWFFKVLLLMFSGYVLESTYSFSYHTALHCKEYQCIYGYTYKTYFKVSGLQRRRNTSDPSVIFELHLAILAASNGHILLSTVPMPTANDPVYEIVIGGGGNRFTELRRNLKRNAKVSSKTIGVLSPIDFRDFYIKITEDGLIEFGRENELLPILSYLDSDPITVKFFSFAAWSGVEAKFLYDCPTNVEQNHSIFSEKPPDTKRVEARLSNSDRLKRILLQGKEPLLPPEHRMTVSMRIKITSVAYDAFESKLSTGIALVLKWTDNSMAWNPSKFNGTSTISLRQGQIWTPEFHVFNSDSPGMIEAKSPEMITMVNSGEATFHLQTVVHTWCYDYNTTYTRWPRDVYECSIVIQPWEAHDKIDIQKLTGDQEINAFADVDEVFQGAWELEKREYVVLGDVWNSIYPTASNKTHQSDRYIIKINIKRHATAYNIAFYTPLLILMTFVLLSFYSEPVCLSRIWFYSCCSIIICIGMCFIDNLVPSHTIPTVLLLYTVLLCGVLLALLIQTILMTSVGVQNLRDNKRRIFKAR, encoded by the exons ATGAAGTGGTTTTTTAAAGTGTTATTGTTGATGTTTAGTGGATATGTGCTTGAATCAACTTATTCGTTTTCTTATCATA CGGCCCTTCACTGCAAGGAATACCAGTGCATATATGGATACACTTACAAGACGTACTTCAAAGTTAGCGGACTGCAGAGACGTCGGAATACGTCTGACCCAAGTGTAATATTTGAACTGCATCTCGCTATTCTAGCGGCCAGCAATGGACATATACTTCTATCTACCGTGCCTATGCCGACTGCAAATGACCCTGTTTACGAAATAg TAATTGGCGGTGGAGGCAACAGATTCACAGAACTCAGACGTAACCTGAAAAGAAACGCCAAAGTCTCAAGTAAAACAATCGGAGTGTTGTCGCCGATTGATTTCAgagatttttacataaaaattactGAAG ATGGTCTAATTGAATTCGGCAGAGAAAACGAGCTCCTCCCGATTCTGAGCTATTTGGACTCGGACCCGATAACAGTGAAATTTTTCAGTTTCGCAGCTTGGAGTGGTGTTGAAGCGAAGTTCCTCTATGATTGCCCAACTAATGTAGAACAGAATCATTCAATTTTTTCcgaaa AACCACCGGACACAAAGCGTGTTGAAGCAAGATTATCAAACTCGGATAGACTGAAACGGATATTACTTCAGGGAAAGGAACCGTTGTTGCCACCAGAACATCGTATGACGGTCAGCATGCGAATCAAAATCACAAGTGTAGCCTATGATGCATTTGAGTCTAAATTGTCAACGGGAATTGCTTTAGTTTTG AAATGGACAGACAACAGCATGGCTTGGAATCCCAGTAAATTTAATGGAACTAGTACAATTTCTCTTCGACAAGGACAAATTTGGACCCCGGAATTTCATGTTTTCAA TTCAGACTCCCCGGGAATGATTGAGGCAAAGAGCCCTGAGATGATAACGATGGTAAACAGCGGTGAAGCAACGTTTCATCTGCAGACTGTGGTTCATACTTGGTGCTATGATTATAATACCACATATACCAG ATGGCCTCGAGATGTGTACGAGTGTTCAATCGTGATACAACCGTGGGAGGCACATGATAAAATAGACATACAAAAGTTAACTGGTGATCAAGAAATAAATGCT TTTGCAGATGTAGATGAAGTGTTTCAAGGTGCTTGGGAGCTGGAAAAGAGAGAGTACGTCGTTCTTGGAGACGTGTGGAACAGCATCTACCCAACAGCGAGCAATAAAACTCATCAAAGCGACCGATACATCATcaagataaatattaaaagacaTGCCACTGCGTATAATATAGCGTTTTATACACCTTTACTGA tatTAATGACATTCGTGCTGTTATCATTCTACAGCGAGCCAGTGTGTTTGAGTCGTATTTGGTTCTACTCGTGCTGTAGCATCATTATATGTATTGGCATGTGCTTTATCGATAATCTAGTTCCCAGCCATACAATACCTACTGTTC TTCTTTTGTATACTGTGCTACTGTGTGGTGTATTATTGGCGCTTTTGATCCAGACGATACTGATGACGTCAGTAG GCGTGCAGAATCTACGAGACAATAAACGAAGGATTTTCAAGGCGCGATGA